From Vigna unguiculata cultivar IT97K-499-35 chromosome 5, ASM411807v1, whole genome shotgun sequence, the proteins below share one genomic window:
- the LOC114184516 gene encoding uncharacterized protein LOC114184516 — MANRRRRNTVGADEIVNAIHRMVDAMQPVAAPPRAMIPPVRPVTMEYFMRHKLAKFTGKATLDEADAWLRECEMIFRVIECTEAQKLIFATLLLVTEAEYWWMGMQQQMQNWEEEVTWTSFRTRFLEKYFPDSAKHEHEAEFLTLQQGNLSVQAYEERKLEGGLKHELRRFIVPLRVREFSILVEQAKSVEQLEMRPSQVKRTQKSGTEGRQHKKPYSIPTSSSQKLRCYNCGGEHLRRDCTRPTSSGGSSMSTRKCYACDQPGHFANKCPNRKTTLVARTPPSSSDRPRAAGRVFAITSTEATRSGYLILDHCLLFCNSVLVLFDSGASHSFISHDCVEKLGLSTRDLGCELIVSTPASRQVSTNLAYVRCLMEVEGRRFKVNLVCLPLEGLEVILGMD; from the exons ATGGCAAACAGGAGGCGTAGAAATACCGTTGGGGCTGATGAGATTGTTAACGCAATCCACaggatggtggatgcgatgcaaCCTGTGGCAGCACCACCGAGAGCCATGATCCCTCCTGTGAGACCTGTGACCATGGAATATTTCATGCGTCATAAGCTGGCAAAATTCACTGGGAAGGCCACCCTAGATGAGGCTGACGCGTGGCTACGAGAGTGTGAGATGATATTCCGGGTGATTGAGTGCACAGAGGCCCAAAAGCTTATTTTTGCCACTTTACTGTTGGTGACTGAGGCCGAATATTGGTGGATGGGCATGCAGCAACAGATGCAGAACTGGGAGGAAGAGGTGACATGGACCAGcttcaggacgaggttcctggagaaataCTTCCCTGACAGCGCTAAACATGAGCACGAGGCGGAGTTTCTCACCCTGCAGCAGGGGAATTTGTCCGTGCAGGCTTATGAGGAGAG GAAGTTAGAGGGCGGCCTCAAACATGAGCTGAGGCGTTTTATCGTACCATTGAGGGTACGGGAGTTTTCGATCTTGGTGGAGCAAGCCAAGAGTGTTGAGCAACTGGAGATGAGACCCAGCCAGGTCAAACGAACCCAGAAGAGCGGTACTGAGGGCAGACAACACAAAAAGCCCTATAGTATACCAACTTCATCTTCACAAAAACTGAGGTGTTACAACTGTGGAGGAGAACACCTGCGGAGAGACTGCACTAGACCAACTAGTAGTGGAGGTAGCAGTATGAGCACTCGCAAATGCTATGCCTGTGACCAACCAGGACATTTTGCCAACAAATGTCCCAATAGGAAGACTACTTTAGTAGCGCGAACTCCGCCATCTTCATCTGACAGACCGAGAGCAGCGGGCCGGGTTTTTGCCATCACCAGCACCGAGGCCACCCGGTCAGGTTACCTGATTCTGGACCATTGTTTGCTTTTTTGTAATAGTGTGTTAGTGTTGTTTGATTCAGGAGCTTCGCACTCCTTCATATCTCACGATTGTGTGGAGAAACTGGGGTTGTCTACTCGTGACCTAGGATGCGAGTTGATAGTCTCGACACCGGCGTCTAGGCAGGTTTCAACAAATTTAGCCTATGTTAGATGCTTGATGGAAGTAGAGGGCAGACGCTTCAAGGTAAACCTAGTTTGCTTGCCCTTGGAGGGATTGGAGGTCATATTGGGAATGGACTGA